The following DNA comes from Anopheles coustani chromosome 2, idAnoCousDA_361_x.2, whole genome shotgun sequence.
CTTTCGCCCACGCCAGGTATGCCGGAGTTTCCCCTGGCCCTGCCGCTCACCCACAACCTTCCACATCCGGCCCTTCCGGGGACCGAATTTTGGCCGCCGAACTTTGGCCTCCATCCATCGCTGATGCCGGGCGCGCACGGGTTGCTGCACCCGAACGTGATGCCCAACTACAAGATACCGAACTTCCACGCCATCCTCTCGCAGTACATGGGACTGAATAATCTGTTCGGTGGCTATCCGCAGAATCTGAGCATCAACACGGCACGCATTAGCCCGCAGAACAGCCCGAAGGAGAGTCCCACGAGCAGCGTACCGATACCACCGCCGGCCGTCATTAGCAACAATtgtagcaacagcagcaacagcagcagcagcagcagcagcagctccaacAGTgccaacagcatcagcagcaacaacagcggcAGCAACTCTAACATCAGCGTTGGCAGTAACACAAGCAAAGAGTGTACCGTGGAGAAGTGAACCGATCTTCTCTAGGAGATCCTTATGGATGACAGGAATTTAGCGTTATAGGGGAATAGATTTTCACACGGTTGCAATACGTTCGGGTAGTTGTGGGTACCATTCTAAATATTCCAATCAAACTTACTTTTGAGTCAGTCCACCGCTCCAATAATAAGCCTTTTGTAAATAGCATCTAGGAAGTTCGGTGTCCACCGAAAACGGATCTTCCAATGGGGCGAGTTAAGGCATACAGATACACGTGATTTATGTTAGgcgatttgtttggtttattttagaTCTTGAGTTGACCGGTTGGTCATCATCTAATAAGTGAGTATACCGACATGTATCGAAGATAAAATGAATATTAGATTGGAATGGGTACTCCGGTAAACGTCTGTACATATTATTTAAAGCAAATGAAGCGGAGCAGTTGAAGGGATAGCGATAATGGTTAGATAATGATAATCACATGATACGAACACCGAAGCACTTGCACGCAAATAAACGGTTATCAAGACGACAACTTATTCCTCCGTTTCGGGTTCTAGTTTCGATTGCACCCACGAGCTGAAGTGGCCAACGTCGACGAACACGTCCGGTTGGCCCTCACCACAGTTGCCTCCGACGGTGTAGCTACCGACACCGACGAGCGTCTGGTTGGCCACGGCTGGTCCTCCGTAGTCACCCTGGAGAGGAAAGAAATATGATTAACTCCAAACGAAGGAAGTATTTCTGCGAAGCGCCTTGCTTACCATACACAGCCCCGCACCGGAGGTCGTGTCCATGCAGAATACTCCCTCGTAGTAGTTGTCTCCGGTCGCTTCGCGGCATTCGGCGTCCGATAGCGACGTCAACTCGGCATACTTCAGCCGGAACATCATGTTTCCTTCGACCGTGGCACGGCCGTACCCGGACACGGTGGCCGGCATCGACTCACCGAACGTTTCCAACCCGAACGCGACCGGTTGGGCGGTGAAGGAGAACTCAAACTTACGCTTCACCTCCACCAGGGCGAGATCGTACTTGAAGCCGTGATCGTACTCCTCGTGGAAGTGGACCGTCTTGACGCGGTTGTACTTGCCACCGGAGAACAGTTTCTCCGAGCCGTAGAACACGTTGAGTTCTTCAACCGGAACTCTGCCCATGGCCAGGAGAAAAGGTAAGTTAATAATCAATGCGGTGGATCTTGCCATTTTGGACTACTTACGGAGTCTCGCCCTTGAAGAAACAGTGCGCAGCGGTTAGGAAGAACCGTTCGTGTACCATCACACCACCGCATACTGTTTGACGTTTCAGCGTCAGTGCCACCTGGTACGGGAACTGGCCACGTTTCGCTTCCTCTCCTTCCGCCACACGGGGGAGTACTGCCCGGGAAGGTGCTATCAGGCGGGCGTAGCCTAAGCTAACGACTAGAAGCACCAGAATGGAGCTGTATAGGAAGTTCATCTCGACTGGCGGAAGTAGAGCGTTGCACTGTCGACTAACTACCGATGGCCGTCCGTTGGCCATATTTTATACTCACGGTCAAGTGTACGTTCGTTGATCCGATCCACTCGAGCGAGATTTGCGAGAGCACGACTAAGCTGAAACGAGTCATTTGGAGCATTGGCTTTGCCATTGCAAACAAATGCCAACAGAAGGATCCAAGAGTGCATGTGGACTGTAACCGATTGGAAAGCGAATCGAATTGATTGTTCATCGAAACGCGAACCTCTACTAGATGTATTAACATGCCGAAAAATAACCCTCTTTCTCTTCCGGAGGGGTCTCCCTGCAAACACGAACTCACCCTGCTGGGAGtaacaaaaaggaaagaaaaagggtgAAACCCGCATTCGTTGCAGAAAATGGGCCGTTTTGTCGGACGAAAATGAACAGCTGGAAAAGTGGGTCCTTTCTTTCCCACTTCATGTTTTTTAGGCTAGCATTGTTTGGCTTTGGACAAATTAATATAAATCTACACACACTCTGGCTGGCCGATTGTGAATGGCACTTGGGCTGCTGTTTGTGAATGTTCATTTATGACGTTTGGCTGGGGTAAGGTTTTGCCTCGTTTTTACTTCCATGAATGGGATATTATGCTGCGATGTTAGCGGgacatttttctttaattaccATATGCATAAGAGTATTGTCCGTGTAGTCGGGTATCAGTTTACAATTTAATTAtagttattaatatttttatgacGCGCTGCTGCAATCGGTGGAATTATTATTGTTAAATTTTTCAGTTTATTCCGAAATAAATTGTCAAAAATGTCCCAAAAGGCTATTGTATCATTCGACCATGAAGCAAGgtgtagtttatttttaatattaaaaggaaaaatcccTGTATCGAACCtcatttcaactttttttgtgACTCTAACCTCAccgaaaattaaacttttattgATTGTAACTGGATCTCTCCCTCAGGCGTTTCAGAATCCCAACTTTCACACGCTCATCACTTGTCAAATCGTGCCCACTGCCGACCGTGATTGATCAattttcattgtaaaacgcGTTGTATTCCTCTTGAAAACGGATAATTCATAGTCTTAATCCTCGGCACCGGCACGGGATCATGGACAATTAGCCAACGACGTGGAAGGTGCGAAAACCATGGAagtgacagttttttttttcactcgaaGTAAAAACCGTACTAGTGATATGGAGAAAGGAAGggcgtaaaataaataagcacAAAAACTGCACTCGAACGCTGTACGATCATTTCATGGCTCGGTGCAAACTGCATGCATTTCTCTCCCACAATCTGACGGACCATTTGCAGTGGACCAGCTCATCTAATCCCGGGGCCGGCAGGTTTTGTTTGCGGCCAAACCAAAAAGGGGACGTGAGTGAGTAGAGGGGGTATGGATTTCGTGTACCTGAGATCAGGGCATGCCATGGTCGCATCGGCATGGTCTAGGATGCTGGGAAGTGTTATTCTTTCCTGGTTTCGATGCGACGAGTTTTTAACCGTATCCTTGCAGTGGGTTTTTAAGAACCAAATACGCAAACAATCGCCCTGCTGGAGGAGGTGGCTAATTTTCGACGGGATAATAGATGAAATTCAAAGTACTTGTACCGATTGTCCCCGGTAAGTATCGGCTCGGGAATGGTGTGATTCTCGGCACCTTTTTAGGTGACAAAAGTAggagagtggaaaagaaaagcactgATAAAGAATATGAGGTGCTGTGTGCGGTTTTTCATAGCCGGGGATCATGGCCAGGCGATCGGATGCCGCCACCTTTGTGTGTTACTTTGTGCTCGACGTGTTATTTTATCCCGTCAAGTACCAACGATGATCCTTTTGGGGCTCCTTGTGCGCTTGTGTaccgaagggaaaaacaaaactggaatcggctttccttttttttgcgtgtcGGTAATGTTATTACACTTGGTCGTGCGTGCGATGAGATTGAAGTATCGTCAAACCTCAAAGCATCCGAAGGGACCAAAATGTTTTCTTAGCAGTACACTTCTAGTCGGAAAGAGTGCACTGCAAAGCGTGTTTGCCGCTCTTTGAAAGGATAATTAGCCGCTAATGGGCTCGAGTACCGTTCTAGCTCTTTCTCACGGTTGCAAATAATCTCCCCAAACGTTGGTGTGTGAAGGTGTTATACACTTGCTGGTTGTTGAGTGTTTCTTTTTAGGGACGCAATTGGGGTGTTTTCTACAAAGACAgggttttcagttgtttcagAGGTTTTCAATCTAAAAGATTAAATGATGCTCATAGTTTCTCTAGTATATTTATCTCTTGTTCCTAATACTTGCCGTTTATTCTAGAATGATGATTATTATGAATGATATGGAAAGCCTTGTTTTGATAAAGTTATTACAATTTATGTCCTAATATATATTCGGAGGGTTTAATTGAAAGAATATTACAAGGCAGACAAGTTTAAACATAAAGAATGTTTTTTCTAGTCGTTCACGTGTAGACACCTGACAATTTTAGGTTAGGCAAAGCGCTGGATATGTTGTGTCTGTGGTTGCACATCCCATGCCTCCGGTTTCTGCAGTTGTGAAAATTGGTTGGCCTTCGATGACGTTGGCTGAGAAGTTGCACACCAGATAGAAGTATAGTTCGTATCCCTCGGTCCATTGAATTAGAGCACATTCCACCTTTTTTGAACGATCGTTCACAACATTTGCCTCGTTTTCCGTGTTGGTACTGaacataaaaagaataaaGGTCATGAGTTTTCATACGAACATAACTGTgtcttcaaattcaaaatacttACGATGCCGAGTAACTGCTCAATGATGC
Coding sequences within:
- the LOC131264880 gene encoding serine protease SP24D-like, with the translated sequence MNFLYSSILVLLVVSLGYARLIAPSRAVLPRVAEGEEAKRGQFPYQVALTLKRQTVCGGVMVHERFFLTAAHCFFKGETPVPVEELNVFYGSEKLFSGGKYNRVKTVHFHEEYDHGFKYDLALVEVKRKFEFSFTAQPVAFGLETFGESMPATVSGYGRATVEGNMMFRLKYAELTSLSDAECREATGDNYYEGVFCMDTTSGAGLCMGDYGGPAVANQTLVGVGSYTVGGNCGEGQPDVFVDVGHFSSWVQSKLEPETEE